The genomic interval TGATGCATTTCAACCTGTTCTTCATGCCTGATTTCACCAGACCCCAATATCAGGCGCGGGGCTGGTATGATCGGGCGGTGGCCCGGTTCACGGCGATGGAGGGATCGGCCCTGAAACGCGCGGTCGAGGCGCGGGCCGGGTTGTTGCATGTCCTTGGGCTGATGGCCGGGAAATGGCCGCATACCCTGGCGATCCAGCCCGGTGGTGTCACGCGCGCCCCGTCCGAACGCGACCGGCTGCGTATTCTGGCCAGCCTGACGGCCTTTCGCCGCTATCTGGAAGATACGGTCTTCGGGGCAGCGGTCGAGGATTTCGCGGCCCTTTCCTCGGTCCCGGCGCTGATGGGATGGCAAGGGGGCGATGCCGGCCTGTTCCTGCGCATCGCCGCCGATCTGGATCTGGCGGATCTGGGGCGCGGCTCGGGGCGCTATCTGTCCTTTGGCGCCTATCCGCTGGAGGGCGGCCACGGCTTTGCCCCCGGCATCTGGGATGGCGGGGCGCAGCCTCTCGACATCGCGGCGATCAGCGAGGATTTGTCACATAGCTGGATGCTGGGGCCTGCGGCGCATCCGGCCCAGGGTGTGACCGATCCCGACGAGGATATGCGCGACACCGCCTATAGCTGGTGCAAGGCCCCCAGACTGGCCGGGCGCACCATGGAAACCGGCGCGCTGGCCCGGCAGGTGATTGACGGTCATCCGCTGGCGCTGGATCTGGTCCGCGATGGTAACGGCGGCGGCGGGGTGCTGGCGCGGGTGGCGGGGCGTCTGCTGGAACTGGCGCGCAGTCAGATTCTGATGGAGGATCTGGCGCGCGGGATCGTGCCCGAGGCCCGCTTCATGGCCGGCCCCCTGAAAATCAGCGACGGGATCGGCGAAGGGCTGGTCGAGGCCGCGCGCGGTGCGCTTGGCCATTGGCTGAGGATCGAAGGCGGGCGGATCGCCTCGTATCAGATCGTCGCTCCGACCACCTGGAACTTCAGTCCGCGCGATGCCGGCGGCGTGCCCGGCCCGGTCGAGGCGGCGCTTGAGGGGCTTGCGGTCCAGCCGGGCGAGACGACCCCGCTCAGCGTGCAGCATGTGGTGCGCAGCTTTGACCCGTGCATGGTGTGCACGGTGCATTGAGGAAGGAGCGCCCGCCGGATATGACTTTGCCGACCATGGAACAGGGCTTCGCCATCCGGGTGCGCGGGCAGGTGCAGGGGGTCGGCTTCCGGCCCTTTGTCTGGCGGCTGGCGCGGGCGGCGGGGTTGCGCGGCGACGTTCTGAACGATGCCGAAGGGGTCCTGATCCGTCTGGTCGCGCAGGATTGCGGCGATTTCATCGCGGCCTTGCGCGCGGATGGGCCGCCTCTGGCCAGAATCGACGCGATCGAGGCCGTGCCACAGGTTTTTGCCGCGATGCCCGAGGGGTTTTCCATCGCGGCCAGCGCGGGCACAGGCGCCGAAACGCGGGTCACGCCCGATGCCGCGACCTGCCCGGAATGCCGGGCCGAGATCTTTGCGCCCGGCAGGCGGCAGGGCTATGCCTTTACCAACTGCACCCATTGCGGGCCGCGCTATACGATCCTGCGCGAACTGCCCTATGACCGGGCGCGTACCACGATGGCGGGCTTTGATCTTTGCCCCGATTGTGCCGCCGAATATGCCGATCCCGCCGACCGCCGCTTTCACGCGCAACCTATCGCCTGTCCGGCCTGCGGCCCAAACCTGTGGTATGAGGCCGGGGGAAAAGAGGTCGCGGGCGATCCGGTCGCATTGGCGGTGGCGGCGCTGAAGGCGGGGCAGGTCGTCGCGGTCAAGGGGCTGGGCGGCTTTCACCTTGCCTGCGATGCGGCCAATGCCAGGGCCGTGGCGCTGTTGCGGGCGCGCAAAAGGCGGCCGTCGAAG from Paracoccus sp. MA carries:
- a CDS encoding nickel-dependent hydrogenase large subunit — encoded protein: MSGAGGETGQGQLIVGPFNRVEGDLEIRLDIAEGRVSAARINSPLYRGFERMLPGKDPRDALTIVPRICGICSISQSAAAARALAMAVGEVPEPQGERMAALIHAVENVSDHLMHFNLFFMPDFTRPQYQARGWYDRAVARFTAMEGSALKRAVEARAGLLHVLGLMAGKWPHTLAIQPGGVTRAPSERDRLRILASLTAFRRYLEDTVFGAAVEDFAALSSVPALMGWQGGDAGLFLRIAADLDLADLGRGSGRYLSFGAYPLEGGHGFAPGIWDGGAQPLDIAAISEDLSHSWMLGPAAHPAQGVTDPDEDMRDTAYSWCKAPRLAGRTMETGALARQVIDGHPLALDLVRDGNGGGGVLARVAGRLLELARSQILMEDLARGIVPEARFMAGPLKISDGIGEGLVEAARGALGHWLRIEGGRIASYQIVAPTTWNFSPRDAGGVPGPVEAALEGLAVQPGETTPLSVQHVVRSFDPCMVCTVH